In Geotalea uraniireducens, the genomic window AACCTGACCAAACGGTTTGGCCAGCTTACCGCCGTCACCGGGCTCAACCTCACCATTGCCCAGGGTGAGTTGTTCGGGCTGGTCGGTTCTGACGGTGCCGGCAAGACCACCACCATGCGAATGCTCACCGGCATCATGGACCCAAGTGCCGGTGACGCCTGGGTGCTCGGCCGCCACACCGCCCGGGAGGCCGAAGCTCTCAAGGAAGAAATCGGTTACATGAGTCAACGGTTCGGGCTCTATCCCGACCTGACCGTCATGGAAAACATCAACTTTTACGCCGACATTTACGGCATCCCGCAAAAGAACCGCGGCGAAAGGATCGACCGGCTTCTCGCCTTCAGCAACCTGACCCCGTTCAAAAAGCGTCAGGCCGGCAACCTCTCCGGCGGCATGAAACAGAAGCTTGGCCTCGCCTGCGCCCTGATTCACACCCCGCGAATCCTTTTCCTCGACGAACCGACCAATGGCGTCGACCCGGTTTCCCGCCGCGATTTCTGGCGAATTCTCTACCAGCTGCTGCACGAGGGGGTGACAATCTTCGTTGCCACCGCCTATCTCGACGAAGCCGATCGCTGCAATCGGGTCGGGCTGATCCACAAGGGACAGCTGCTGGCCTGCGACGCCCCCGACCGGCTCCGCTCGCTGATGCACGGCAGTATCCTAGAGGTCCAGACGTCCGCCACCCGTCCGACAGCTATCCTGATACGACGCTCGCTGCCGGCCGTCTCGGTCAGCCTGTTCGGTGACCGCCTCCACGTCGTCACCGACGGTAGCAGAGAAATCGCGGCCACCATTGAGGCGCTGATGGCAAAGGAAGGATTGCCACTCGCCGGGATCAGGGCGATCGAACCGAGCCTGGAAGATGTCTTCGTTTCGGTACTGGGTGCTACGGAGCAGGATTCATGACCGGCGGCGCGAACAGCGACAATGCGGTCACCCTCCGCAATCTGGAAAAGCGGTTTGGCGACTTTATCGCCGTCAACCGGATCACCCTGGAAGTAAGGACGGGGGAAATCTTCGGGTTTCTCGGCCCCAACGGCGCTGGCAAATCGACGACCATCCGGATGCTCTGCGGCATTCTCCGCCCATCCGCCGGCAACGGCACTGTCGCAGGGTTCGACATCCTCCGCGAGGCCGAAGAGATCAAGAAAAATATCGGCTACATGAGCCAGAAGTTCTCG contains:
- a CDS encoding ABC transporter ATP-binding protein, with amino-acid sequence MDAIRTDNLTKRFGQLTAVTGLNLTIAQGELFGLVGSDGAGKTTTMRMLTGIMDPSAGDAWVLGRHTAREAEALKEEIGYMSQRFGLYPDLTVMENINFYADIYGIPQKNRGERIDRLLAFSNLTPFKKRQAGNLSGGMKQKLGLACALIHTPRILFLDEPTNGVDPVSRRDFWRILYQLLHEGVTIFVATAYLDEADRCNRVGLIHKGQLLACDAPDRLRSLMHGSILEVQTSATRPTAILIRRSLPAVSVSLFGDRLHVVTDGSREIAATIEALMAKEGLPLAGIRAIEPSLEDVFVSVLGATEQDS